From a region of the Thermodesulfobacteriota bacterium genome:
- a CDS encoding DUF4105 domain-containing protein, translating into MASFCHVPFFFIFVFLLASFYPARARAGQPDVDGLIALSREKNLSEDRYWHILMHYRKTLFGFRSQVDDPRYFLAPDGKTNPRAELESSITALFQPDDGAAASYVCRFYGRYMWLRETLAIPADAFADRMCPEIDRIDPVTATLVFPSSYLNNPASMFGHTLLAINTEYENRRLAYAVNYAARVDTTSDLAFAFNGLFGLFQGYYSVDPYYKKIQEYGDINQRDIWEYPLNLTPDEIRRLIRHVKEFDKGVYTDYFFFDENCSYNLLFLMEAARPSVDLVSRFDGPAVLPLDTVREIGRAGLIADAVFRPSKATRIRHAMETLDPVSVESALDVINGRMAPAEVGTALPSLAADRQAGVLDLAAEQLQYLLVKKDIDRETYQERFLQTLKARSKLGIMNGTDDEEIPPPPRPDTGHDSGRISLAGGESGGDVFGEVRYRPAFTDVLDMDHFQNQGAQIEFIDARLRYFAASGRLKLQQMDIIDIISIPGRDDFFKPLSWKVDTGFHRKPMADGDESLYYRLNGGTGLAAELPVSGITYAMVTAEADVSGAMEKNYAMGPGATCGLIKTITPEVKMHLYGEIKGFALGDTHTEQALAFSNNLKVSKNNHLAVELKWSHVRQWAGIEASGVWHVFF; encoded by the coding sequence ATGGCTTCTTTTTGCCATGTGCCTTTTTTTTTCATATTCGTCTTTCTGCTGGCCTCATTTTATCCCGCCCGGGCCCGCGCCGGACAGCCGGACGTGGATGGGCTGATCGCCCTCTCCCGCGAGAAAAACCTGTCGGAAGACCGTTACTGGCATATCCTGATGCATTACCGGAAAACGCTTTTCGGTTTCAGGAGCCAGGTGGATGACCCGCGTTATTTTCTGGCGCCCGACGGTAAAACCAATCCCCGGGCCGAACTGGAATCTTCCATCACCGCCCTGTTCCAGCCGGACGACGGAGCGGCCGCGTCCTATGTGTGCCGATTTTACGGCCGGTACATGTGGCTCAGGGAAACCCTGGCCATCCCTGCCGATGCTTTTGCCGACCGGATGTGCCCGGAGATCGACCGCATTGATCCGGTGACGGCAACGCTGGTGTTCCCATCCAGCTACCTGAACAACCCGGCCTCCATGTTCGGTCATACGCTCCTGGCCATCAACACCGAATATGAAAACAGGCGCCTGGCCTATGCCGTGAATTACGCGGCCAGGGTCGACACCACCAGCGATCTGGCCTTTGCCTTTAACGGTCTGTTCGGCCTCTTCCAGGGATATTATTCAGTGGATCCCTATTATAAAAAAATCCAGGAGTACGGCGATATCAATCAGCGGGATATCTGGGAATATCCCCTCAACCTCACTCCGGATGAAATCAGGCGCCTGATCCGACACGTCAAGGAATTCGACAAAGGCGTCTATACCGACTACTTTTTCTTTGACGAAAACTGCTCCTACAACCTGCTTTTTCTTATGGAAGCGGCCCGGCCGTCGGTCGACCTGGTTTCGCGATTCGATGGGCCGGCGGTTCTTCCCCTGGACACCGTCCGGGAGATCGGCAGGGCCGGCCTGATCGCCGACGCGGTTTTCCGGCCGTCAAAAGCCACCCGCATCCGTCACGCCATGGAAACCCTCGATCCCGTGTCTGTCGAATCGGCCCTTGACGTTATCAACGGCCGGATGGCACCGGCGGAAGTCGGCACTGCCCTTCCCTCGCTTGCTGCCGACCGACAGGCCGGCGTGCTGGACCTGGCCGCCGAACAGTTGCAATACCTTCTGGTTAAAAAAGACATCGACCGGGAGACTTACCAGGAAAGATTCCTGCAGACACTGAAGGCGCGCAGCAAACTGGGCATAATGAACGGCACGGATGATGAGGAAATTCCACCTCCGCCCCGGCCGGATACCGGCCATGACTCCGGCCGGATCAGTCTGGCCGGCGGGGAAAGCGGCGGCGACGTCTTCGGTGAGGTGCGCTACCGGCCGGCTTTTACCGATGTGCTGGATATGGATCATTTCCAGAACCAGGGCGCTCAGATTGAATTCATCGACGCCAGGCTCAGATATTTCGCCGCTTCAGGTCGGTTGAAGCTCCAGCAGATGGATATCATCGATATCATTTCCATCCCCGGCCGGGATGACTTTTTCAAGCCCCTCTCCTGGAAAGTGGATACCGGTTTCCATCGCAAACCCATGGCCGACGGAGATGAATCCCTTTATTACCGGCTTAACGGCGGAACCGGACTGGCCGCCGAACTCCCCGTTTCCGGGATAACCTATGCCATGGTAACGGCGGAAGCGGATGTTTCCGGGGCGATGGAAAAGAATTACGCCATGGGGCCGGGCGCAACCTGCGGACTGATCAAAACAATAACCCCTGAGGTAAAAATGCATCTTTATGGGGAAATCAAAGGATTCGCCCTGGGAGATACGCATACGGAACAGGCTCTGGCCTTCTCAAACAACCTGAAGGTTTCGAAAAACAACCACCTGGCAGTAGAATTGAAATGGTCGCACGTCCGGCAGTGGGCAGGAATAGAAGCTTCGGGTGTATGGCATGTTTTTTTCTGA
- a CDS encoding DUF3015 family protein: MKKKILAVVLCLVMISMAGIAGANTVRQDCGCGLGGMALADKEGFLWNMVGTFLNGLCGNQTFAMSTGTLDCGAPKKFATNDKMKVFVADNMDVLAVDIAQGQGESLDALAEIAEVPATERPTLYAALQNNFDTIYPSAQVSSTEVVDQISRIMQTI; the protein is encoded by the coding sequence ATGAAAAAGAAGATTCTTGCAGTTGTGTTATGTCTCGTCATGATCAGTATGGCCGGTATCGCCGGCGCCAATACCGTTCGCCAGGATTGCGGTTGCGGACTGGGCGGAATGGCTCTGGCCGACAAGGAAGGCTTTCTCTGGAACATGGTCGGTACATTTCTGAACGGATTGTGCGGGAACCAGACCTTTGCCATGTCTACCGGCACCCTGGACTGCGGCGCGCCGAAGAAGTTCGCGACCAACGACAAGATGAAGGTTTTTGTCGCCGACAACATGGATGTCCTGGCCGTCGACATCGCCCAGGGACAGGGTGAATCCCTGGACGCCCTGGCCGAGATCGCCGAAGTGCCGGCCACTGAAAGACCGACCCTGTACGCCGCGCTTCAGAACAACTTCGACACGATCTATCCTTCGGCCCAGGTTTCTTCCACCGAAGTCGTCGATCAGATCTCCCGGATCATGCAGACCATCTAA